In Psychrilyobacter piezotolerans, the genomic window GTGGTTTTTAAATAAGATATTTTTTATGGGATACTAAACTATATCTACAAAAGTAAATAAAACAATCCTTTTATTTTAATAAAAATACAGAGGTTAAAAAATAATAAAGGAGTTTTAAAAATAATGGCGAATATATTGTTACTATAAGATTTAAAAATAAAGTATTGAGGATGGGATAAATATGAGATTAGAAGAATTAGAGGAAATAATGTCTCCGGAAGATTTTAAAGAATTTGAAGCACTTTATTTTGCAAAAGAAGATGTATATTCTCCACAATGGTATATCCTTCAAGAGATGATGGAAAAAATTTTAGCAAAATATGGAGTGGATACCCCTGACAATCCACACGAAACGGAAGATGAAGAAGATGAAGAAGATTTTTAAAAACATAGAGGCCGCAAGGTTCGTAGATATCAAGGAAGAAAATTCGAAGAAAATAAAAAAAACATTAAACAAAAGGACACTCCATTAGGAGTGTCCTTTTAAAGTTGATTTTATTTGTTGAATGTTTAATCGACAAAATCATCAAACTTGGCACCAGTTAGATCAGCACCTGTTAAATTAATACCTGTTAAATCAGCACCTGTTAAATCAGCATAACTTAAATCAGCAGTACTTAAATCAACACCTTTTAAATTAGTACCCCTTAAATCAGCGTTCCTTAAACCAGCATAACTTAAGTCAGCATTATGTAAATCAGCACTACTTAAGTCAGCATTACGTAAATTAGCACTACTTAAGTCAGCACCTGTTAAATTAGCATCAGTTAATTTAGCACCAATTAAATTAGCACCACGTAAAATAGTAACAGTTAATTTAGCATTACTTAAATCAGCATTACGTAAATTAGTATAACTTAAATCAGTATTAGCCAGATCAACACCGTATAAATTAACATAACTTAGATCCGCATAAATAAATTTAGTATCGGTTAAATTGACACCTCGTAAATCAGCACTAGTTAAATTAACATTGATTAAATTAGCATTACTTAAATCAGCATCACATAAAACAGCATAACTTAAATCAAGATCCCTTAAATTAGCATAACTTAAATCAGCATTCCTCAAATCAGCATTCCTTAAATCACCACTTAAATCACCAGATTGGAAACACATAAAAACCTCCTTTTTAAAATTCTGTAAGCATTAAAAGTCTATTGATTATACCCTAAAAAAACTTTTAATGTTTATCTCTTTTTATTTTTTTCCAA contains:
- a CDS encoding pentapeptide repeat-containing protein gives rise to the protein MCFQSGDLSGDLRNADLRNADLSYANLRDLDLSYAVLCDADLSNANLINVNLTSADLRGVNLTDTKFIYADLSYVNLYGVDLANTDLSYTNLRNADLSNAKLTVTILRGANLIGAKLTDANLTGADLSSANLRNADLSSADLHNADLSYAGLRNADLRGTNLKGVDLSTADLSYADLTGADLTGINLTGADLTGAKFDDFVD